In a single window of the Pseudoxanthomonas sp. F37 genome:
- a CDS encoding primosomal protein N' — MPPFPVFHVALPVPLPRLFDYLPPPGHVASDRDVGKRVQVLFGNRALVGFIAGSGPAADPDLALRPVEAILDAAPLLQGEPLESLHWLARYTHAPLGEVVATALPALLRQGEPLPDTHAWHWRLTEAGLSGRERLRAGSRPRRLADLLAQHGALDEDVLDLHVDAGRATARDLGKRGLAERFATLPAAVAASPRPGPALNDEQQSAADAIIGTTGFGALLLDGVTGSGKTEVYLHAIADCLRRGRQALVLVPEIGLTPQTLARFRQRLGVPVHALHSGLNDGERARTWAACLRGEARVIVGTRSAVFTPLPEAGLIVVDEEHDGSYKQQDGIRYHARDFALVRGKALDVPVVLGSATPSLETLHNARSGRYAHLRLSRRAGEAQPPSVRVLDMRKRAQQAGLLSDTLQAIGQALDAGGQVLVFKNRRGYAPVLLCHDCGWSAHCKRCDSPMTVHAGGRRLQCHHCGARQASPPACPDCGGLALQPQGIGTERLEELLAEQFADVPVLRVDRGTTQKRDGLAQQLSKLGEMPGILVGTQILAKGHDLPHLTRVAVVGVDEGLFSTDFRAGEKLAQQLIQVAGRAGRAGKRGDVWLQTHHPDHPLLNTLISGGYHAFAEAELEQRRMAGFPPFAHLALLRAEAQHVDAAQQFLQEAKRALRAHDAALEMHGPLPAPMPRRAGLHRVQLLLSSPERRALHRALDLALPDIHALPEARRTRWSLDVDPMDLY, encoded by the coding sequence ATGCCTCCCTTCCCGGTCTTCCATGTCGCCCTGCCCGTGCCGCTGCCACGGCTGTTCGACTACCTCCCCCCACCCGGCCATGTCGCCTCAGACAGGGACGTCGGCAAACGGGTGCAGGTGCTGTTCGGCAATCGCGCCCTCGTCGGCTTCATCGCCGGCTCCGGCCCGGCGGCGGACCCGGACCTGGCCTTGCGCCCGGTCGAAGCCATCCTGGATGCGGCCCCCCTGCTCCAGGGCGAACCGCTGGAATCGCTGCACTGGCTGGCCCGTTACACGCATGCCCCGCTGGGGGAGGTGGTGGCCACCGCCCTGCCGGCGCTGCTGCGCCAGGGCGAGCCACTGCCCGACACCCATGCCTGGCATTGGCGCCTGACCGAAGCCGGCCTTTCCGGGCGCGAGCGCCTGCGCGCAGGCAGCAGGCCCCGCCGGCTGGCCGACCTGCTGGCGCAGCATGGCGCCCTGGACGAAGACGTGCTGGACCTGCACGTGGACGCGGGTCGCGCCACCGCACGCGACCTGGGCAAGCGCGGGTTGGCGGAGCGCTTCGCGACCCTGCCTGCCGCCGTCGCTGCGTCGCCGCGGCCCGGTCCGGCACTCAACGACGAACAGCAGTCCGCCGCCGACGCGATCATCGGCACCACGGGGTTCGGCGCCCTCCTGCTTGACGGCGTGACCGGCAGCGGAAAGACCGAGGTCTATCTGCACGCCATCGCCGACTGCCTGCGCCGGGGACGCCAGGCACTGGTGCTGGTGCCCGAGATCGGCCTGACCCCGCAGACGCTGGCGCGCTTCCGCCAACGGTTGGGCGTGCCGGTGCATGCGCTGCATTCCGGCCTCAACGATGGCGAACGCGCCCGCACCTGGGCCGCCTGCCTGCGCGGCGAAGCGCGGGTGATCGTGGGCACACGCTCGGCGGTGTTCACGCCGCTGCCGGAGGCCGGGCTGATCGTGGTCGACGAGGAACACGACGGCAGCTACAAGCAACAGGACGGCATCCGCTACCACGCACGCGACTTCGCGCTGGTGCGCGGCAAGGCGCTGGACGTGCCGGTGGTGCTGGGCAGCGCCACGCCCTCGCTGGAAACGCTGCACAACGCGCGCAGCGGCCGCTATGCGCATTTGCGCCTGTCGCGGCGTGCCGGCGAGGCGCAGCCGCCCAGCGTGCGCGTGCTGGACATGCGCAAGCGCGCGCAGCAGGCGGGCCTGCTGTCGGACACGCTGCAGGCGATCGGCCAGGCGCTGGACGCTGGCGGGCAGGTGCTGGTGTTCAAGAACCGGCGCGGCTACGCGCCGGTCCTGCTGTGCCACGACTGCGGCTGGAGCGCGCACTGCAAGCGCTGCGACAGTCCCATGACGGTGCATGCGGGCGGCAGGCGGCTGCAATGCCACCACTGCGGCGCGCGGCAGGCGTCGCCCCCGGCCTGCCCCGATTGCGGCGGCCTGGCGCTGCAACCGCAGGGCATCGGCACCGAGCGGCTGGAGGAACTGCTGGCCGAACAGTTCGCAGACGTGCCGGTGCTGCGCGTGGATCGCGGCACCACGCAGAAGCGCGACGGCCTGGCGCAGCAACTGTCGAAGCTGGGCGAGATGCCCGGCATCCTGGTGGGCACGCAGATCCTGGCCAAGGGCCACGATCTGCCGCATCTCACCCGGGTGGCCGTGGTCGGCGTGGACGAGGGCCTGTTCTCCACCGATTTCCGCGCGGGCGAGAAACTGGCGCAGCAGCTGATCCAGGTGGCGGGACGCGCCGGCCGCGCGGGCAAGCGCGGCGACGTGTGGCTGCAGACGCATCATCCCGATCACCCGCTGCTGAACACGTTGATCAGCGGCGGTTACCACGCCTTCGCCGAAGCCGAACTGGAACAGCGCCGGATGGCCGGCTTTCCGCCTTTCGCGCACCTGGCGCTGCTGCGCGCCGAAGCGCAGCACGTCGATGCCGCGCAGCAGTTCCTGCAAGAGGCCAAGCGCGCATTGCGCGCGCACGACGCCGCGCTGGAGATGCACGGACCGCTGCCTGCGCCGATGCCGCGCCGTGCCGGCCTGCATCGCGTACAGCTGCTGCTGTCCTCGCCCGAGCGGCGCGCCCTGCATCGCGCGCTCGATCTGGCGTTGCCGGACATCCACGCCCTGCCGGAGGCGCGCCGCACGCGCTGGTCGCTCGATGTCGACCCCATGGACCTGTACTGA
- a CDS encoding DUF1203 domain-containing protein translates to MSFVIRGLSPDTFRPLFALDDAALAARNIRRVVADADRGFPCRVTLEDARQGETLLLLPFLHHDVAGPYRASGPIYVRKAAMQQPAAVFRDTLPPSFPRRLLSLRAYDAGGLMRDADVVDGNDALPHLRRLLALPDVAYLHVHNARPGCYACRVDPD, encoded by the coding sequence ATGTCGTTCGTGATCCGCGGGCTGTCGCCCGACACCTTCCGGCCGTTGTTCGCGCTCGACGATGCGGCGCTGGCGGCGCGCAACATCCGCCGCGTCGTCGCCGATGCCGACCGGGGCTTTCCGTGCCGCGTCACCCTGGAGGACGCGCGCCAGGGCGAGACGCTGTTGCTGCTGCCGTTCCTGCACCACGACGTGGCGGGCCCCTATCGCGCCAGCGGCCCCATCTACGTGCGCAAGGCCGCCATGCAGCAGCCTGCGGCGGTGTTCCGCGATACGCTGCCGCCCAGCTTTCCGCGACGCCTGCTGTCGCTGCGCGCGTACGATGCGGGCGGGCTGATGCGCGATGCCGATGTGGTGGACGGAAACGACGCGCTTCCCCACCTGCGGCGCCTGCTTGCCCTGCCGGACGTCGCCTACCTGCACGTCCACAATGCGCGCCCGGGCTGTTACGCCTGCCGGGTCGACCCGGACTGA
- a CDS encoding NAD(P)/FAD-dependent oxidoreductase: MQAAHHFVIVGGGFAGLWATRALASAPVRITLIDRHNHHLFQPLLYQVATAGLSAPDIAAPLRHILRRQANVEVRLAQVAAIAPDEKRVVLADGTMIAYDSLLLATGATHAYFGHDEWAPHAPGLKTLDDALQLRRHLLLAFERAEAETDPEKRAAWLSFAIVGGGPTGVELAGTLAEIARHTLRNEFRRIDPSQARVRLVEGGPRVLASFPAALSEQARQQLEKLGVDVVTGTPVSDITADGYQLGDTFVAAKTVVWAAGVAASPLASSLGVPLDRAGRVIVQPDLSVPGHPDVFVAGDLAAVAADGKPVPGVAPAAKQMGRHVAQVLRARLSGGASPGAFRYRDYGNLATIGRMAAVVDFGRLKFSGLLAWWFWLTAHVFFLIGFRNRLVVLLNWFWAYWSYQRGARIILGGDREDQSGSTRQA, translated from the coding sequence ATGCAGGCAGCACACCATTTCGTCATCGTCGGCGGTGGATTCGCCGGCCTCTGGGCCACGCGTGCCCTGGCCTCCGCACCGGTGCGCATCACCCTGATCGACCGGCACAACCACCACCTGTTCCAGCCGCTGCTGTACCAGGTGGCCACTGCAGGATTGTCCGCGCCCGACATCGCCGCGCCGCTGCGCCACATCCTGCGCAGGCAGGCCAACGTGGAAGTGCGGCTGGCGCAGGTGGCCGCGATCGCGCCGGACGAGAAGCGGGTCGTGCTGGCCGACGGCACGATGATCGCCTACGACTCACTGCTGCTGGCCACGGGCGCGACGCATGCCTACTTCGGCCACGACGAGTGGGCGCCGCACGCTCCGGGCCTGAAGACGCTGGACGACGCACTGCAGCTGCGCCGCCATCTGCTGCTCGCCTTCGAGCGCGCGGAAGCCGAGACCGATCCGGAGAAGCGCGCCGCGTGGCTGAGCTTCGCCATCGTCGGCGGCGGACCGACCGGCGTCGAGCTCGCCGGCACGCTGGCCGAGATCGCCCGGCATACGCTGAGGAACGAGTTCCGCCGCATCGACCCGTCACAGGCGCGCGTGCGGCTGGTGGAGGGTGGGCCGCGTGTCCTGGCCTCGTTCCCCGCCGCGCTGTCGGAGCAGGCGCGCCAGCAGCTGGAGAAACTGGGCGTGGATGTCGTCACCGGCACCCCGGTCAGCGACATCACCGCCGATGGCTACCAGCTCGGCGACACGTTCGTTGCGGCGAAGACCGTGGTCTGGGCGGCAGGGGTGGCGGCATCGCCCCTGGCAAGCTCGCTCGGCGTGCCGCTGGATCGCGCCGGCCGCGTCATCGTGCAGCCGGACCTCAGCGTGCCGGGGCATCCGGACGTCTTCGTCGCCGGCGATCTGGCGGCGGTGGCCGCGGACGGGAAGCCGGTGCCCGGTGTGGCGCCGGCCGCCAAGCAGATGGGCCGGCACGTGGCGCAGGTGCTGCGCGCACGCCTGTCGGGCGGTGCGTCGCCCGGTGCGTTCCGCTACCGCGACTACGGCAATCTGGCCACCATCGGCCGCATGGCGGCCGTGGTGGATTTCGGCCGATTGAAGTTCTCCGGCCTGCTGGCGTGGTGGTTCTGGCTCACCGCGCACGTGTTCTTCCTGATCGGCTTCCGCAACCGCCTGGTGGTGCTGTTGAACTGGTTCTGGGCGTACTGGAGCTACCAGCGCGGCGCGCGCATCATCCTGGGCGGGGATCGCGAGGATCAGTCCGGGTCGACCCGGCAGGCGTAA
- a CDS encoding metal-dependent hydrolase, translating to MDECITPRRFAAELPVDIPRHWLPGNEFVSSLLNAYTILVPANEAFYIRTLNACLPHVRDEALRRRCQDFIRQEAQHGVAHKRYWDNLDAQGYAYRGFERMVDRSVFRTMDRLAPLWFRVSLVSCVEHINAFLGYEFLSQSILASADPRMRDLMEWHFAEEIEHRAVAFDLLQAVSPRYPVRLLGAVTTSTLFYLLMTGLAMALLAQDRRLWWRATWGQAVRHLGAGHGMARRTLRHLLDYLRPDFHPCHLTGADALAAGVLARQASRRPPVVVPMGART from the coding sequence ATGGACGAGTGCATCACGCCACGTCGCTTCGCCGCCGAGTTGCCTGTCGATATTCCCCGGCACTGGTTGCCGGGGAACGAATTCGTGTCTTCGCTGCTGAATGCATACACCATCCTGGTGCCCGCCAACGAGGCGTTCTATATCCGCACGCTCAATGCATGCCTGCCGCATGTGCGCGACGAAGCATTGCGTCGTCGCTGCCAGGATTTCATCCGCCAGGAAGCGCAGCACGGCGTGGCGCACAAGCGCTATTGGGACAACCTGGATGCGCAGGGTTACGCCTATCGCGGGTTCGAGCGCATGGTGGACCGCTCGGTCTTCCGGACCATGGACCGTCTTGCGCCGCTTTGGTTTCGGGTTTCGCTGGTCAGCTGCGTCGAGCACATCAATGCCTTCCTGGGATACGAATTCCTGTCCCAGTCGATTCTGGCTTCCGCAGATCCGCGCATGCGCGACCTCATGGAATGGCACTTTGCGGAGGAGATCGAACACCGCGCGGTCGCTTTCGATCTGCTGCAGGCGGTTTCACCCCGCTATCCGGTGCGTCTGCTCGGCGCGGTCACGACGAGCACGCTGTTCTACCTGCTGATGACCGGGCTGGCGATGGCCCTGTTGGCGCAGGACCGCCGGCTCTGGTGGAGGGCCACCTGGGGGCAGGCGGTCCGGCATCTGGGTGCGGGCCATGGCATGGCGCGCCGCACGTTGCGGCATCTGCTGGACTACCTGCGGCCCGACTTCCACCCTTGCCACCTCACGGGCGCCGACGCGCTGGCAGCGGGCGTACTGGCGCGCCAAGCCAGCCGGCGGCCCCCTGTCGTCGTGCCGATGGGGGCTCGAACCTGA
- the rpoH gene encoding RNA polymerase sigma factor RpoH, whose protein sequence is MSQNTSTTALVANNLPIPSALGSLDAYISAVHQIPVLTVEDERALAQRYREEEDLDAARELVHSHLRFVVHVARGYNGYGLPLGDLIQEGNIGLMKAVKRFDPDMGVRLVSFAVHWIRAEMHEFILKNWRIVKVATTKAQRKLFFNLRKSKTRLGWMNAEEVSAIAKDLNVSEREVMEMEARLSGRDIGFDAPSDEDEEHAPPSPASYLVARDEDPSQAYERADSEDNQLELLREGLANLDDRSRDIIKRRWLDGEGKVTLQELADEYGISAERVRQVEANALKKMKALFAA, encoded by the coding sequence ATGAGCCAGAACACCTCCACTACCGCCCTGGTCGCCAACAACCTGCCGATCCCCAGTGCCCTGGGCTCGCTCGACGCCTACATCAGCGCCGTGCACCAGATCCCGGTGCTGACGGTCGAAGACGAGCGCGCGCTGGCGCAGCGTTACCGCGAAGAGGAAGACCTCGATGCGGCCCGTGAACTGGTGCATTCGCACCTGCGTTTCGTCGTGCATGTGGCCCGCGGCTACAACGGCTACGGCCTGCCGCTGGGCGACCTGATCCAGGAAGGCAACATCGGCCTGATGAAGGCGGTGAAGCGCTTCGACCCCGACATGGGCGTACGCCTGGTGAGCTTCGCGGTGCACTGGATCCGTGCCGAGATGCACGAGTTCATTCTGAAGAACTGGCGCATCGTCAAGGTCGCCACCACCAAGGCCCAGCGCAAGCTGTTCTTCAACCTGCGCAAGTCCAAGACGCGCCTGGGCTGGATGAACGCCGAAGAAGTCAGCGCCATCGCCAAGGACCTCAACGTGTCCGAGCGGGAAGTCATGGAGATGGAGGCGCGCCTGTCCGGCCGCGACATCGGCTTCGACGCGCCGTCGGATGAAGACGAAGAACATGCGCCTCCGTCGCCGGCCAGCTATCTGGTCGCGCGCGACGAGGATCCGTCGCAGGCGTACGAGCGCGCCGACAGCGAAGACAACCAGCTGGAACTGCTGCGCGAAGGCCTGGCCAACCTGGATGACCGGTCGCGCGACATCATCAAGCGTCGCTGGCTGGATGGCGAGGGCAAGGTCACGTTGCAGGAACTCGCCGACGAGTACGGCATCTCCGCCGAGCGCGTGCGCCAGGTCGAGGCCAATGCGCTGAAGAAGATGAAGGCCCTGTTCGCCGCCTGA
- a CDS encoding dipeptidase, producing the protein MKRTLLALATTLAALASGDMAAMDARMEASRVHEGALVLDTHLDTPANLRRPGWSIADDHRHEGELSQVDLPRMKAGGLDGGFWVIYTAQGTRDEAGKRAARDHGLERLLSIREMLAAHASDMELALTAADAERIAAAGKRVSFISMENAAPLAGDPTLLDVYHRLGLRMLGITHVRNNDFGDSSTDPAGAEWNGLSPAGRALVAQANRLGIVLDASHASDAVFDQLLDLSRAPIVLSHTSADAVYDHPRNIDDARIRRLAAKGGVIHVNAYGGYLVDIPKVPEREAALASLSERFGPEERLPATRSAAYLSERRAIEARYPVKRATFEDYMSHLLHIIRVAGVDHVGIGADWDGGGGVVGMEDVAALPRVTQALLAAGYSEDDVRKIWGGNLLRVLRQVQDASHASEQ; encoded by the coding sequence ATGAAGCGGACTTTGTTGGCCTTGGCGACCACGCTGGCGGCATTGGCAAGCGGTGATATGGCGGCGATGGACGCCCGCATGGAAGCCTCTCGCGTACATGAGGGCGCGCTGGTGCTGGATACCCACCTGGATACGCCGGCAAACCTGCGCCGACCCGGCTGGAGCATTGCCGACGACCATCGCCACGAAGGCGAGCTGTCGCAAGTGGATCTGCCGCGGATGAAGGCGGGAGGCCTGGATGGCGGGTTCTGGGTCATCTACACGGCGCAGGGCACGCGTGACGAAGCCGGCAAGCGCGCGGCGCGCGATCACGGGTTGGAGCGGCTGCTCAGCATTCGCGAGATGCTGGCGGCGCACGCCTCCGACATGGAGCTTGCGCTGACGGCCGCGGATGCCGAGCGGATTGCGGCGGCAGGCAAGCGCGTGAGCTTCATCAGCATGGAGAATGCCGCGCCGCTGGCGGGCGACCCGACTCTGCTGGATGTCTACCATCGTCTTGGCCTGCGCATGCTGGGGATCACCCACGTGCGCAACAACGACTTCGGGGATTCCTCGACGGATCCGGCGGGAGCGGAGTGGAACGGACTGAGCCCTGCCGGGCGCGCACTCGTGGCGCAGGCGAACCGGCTGGGCATCGTGCTGGACGCCTCGCACGCGAGCGATGCGGTGTTCGATCAGCTGCTGGACCTTTCACGCGCGCCCATCGTACTTTCCCACACCAGCGCGGACGCGGTGTACGACCATCCCCGCAACATCGACGATGCACGTATCCGTCGGCTTGCCGCCAAGGGAGGCGTCATCCACGTCAATGCTTATGGCGGTTACCTCGTCGACATCCCCAAGGTGCCGGAGAGAGAGGCGGCGCTCGCATCCCTGTCGGAGAGGTTCGGTCCGGAGGAGCGGCTGCCAGCCACCCGCTCGGCGGCCTACCTCAGTGAGCGCCGCGCGATCGAAGCGCGGTACCCGGTCAAGCGGGCGACCTTCGAGGACTACATGTCGCACCTGCTGCACATCATCCGCGTCGCGGGCGTCGATCATGTCGGCATCGGAGCCGACTGGGATGGCGGCGGCGGCGTGGTGGGCATGGAAGATGTCGCTGCCCTGCCCCGGGTTACGCAGGCCCTGCTGGCGGCGGGCTACTCGGAAGACGACGTGAGGAAGATCTGGGGCGGCAACCTGTTGCGGGTCCTGCGGCAGGTGCAGGACGCCAGCCACGCCTCCGAACAGTAG
- a CDS encoding DUF3106 domain-containing protein, which yields MRAMAVIALLASIGVLPAQDATHATRWAAMSPTAQTEWQQRRLAWDALPRHEHEDRRARYAAWRALDEMQRARLRAAASEIAALPPEHQAALRTQFGMLDAMQRQGWRLGPDLGADWPRLQPLFAYVPPGERDGLLAILRQLDAEQRDDLAALAQRLPPQDRDAFRQELLAVPAGQRRAWLRQRRER from the coding sequence ATGCGCGCGATGGCCGTCATCGCCCTGTTGGCGAGCATCGGCGTGTTGCCCGCACAGGACGCAACGCACGCGACCCGCTGGGCCGCCATGTCGCCCACGGCGCAAACCGAGTGGCAGCAGCGTCGCCTGGCCTGGGACGCGCTGCCGCGGCACGAGCACGAGGACCGCCGCGCGCGCTACGCCGCGTGGCGCGCGCTGGACGAGATGCAACGCGCGCGGTTGCGCGCCGCCGCCAGCGAGATCGCCGCGCTGCCGCCGGAACACCAGGCCGCGCTGCGCACGCAGTTCGGCATGCTGGACGCGATGCAGCGACAGGGCTGGCGGTTGGGGCCGGACCTGGGCGCCGACTGGCCGCGCCTGCAGCCGTTGTTCGCTTACGTCCCGCCCGGCGAGCGCGATGGCTTGCTGGCGATCCTGCGACAGCTGGATGCGGAGCAGCGCGACGATCTGGCCGCGCTCGCGCAGCGGCTGCCGCCGCAGGATCGGGATGCGTTCCGGCAAGAACTGCTGGCCGTGCCCGCGGGACAGCGTCGCGCGTGGTTGCGGCAACGGCGGGAGCGCTAG